The Thermodesulfobacteriota bacterium nucleotide sequence CAGAAGCCCCGTGGCCGCCTCCTTCACGCTCCTGAGCTGCTCGCTCCTCTCTAAGACGACCTCCTCGAGGGCGTCCTCGCCCACCTCCGAGGCGCTCGCGCCGGTCATCCTGCGCCTCTTGAGCCAGATATACGGCCCGGTAAAAGCCAGGGCGACGAGCACGGCCCCCATAAGGTCCAGGAACAGGCTGACCTCGCTTCCGAAGAACCTGCCCGCGTGAAACGCCGTAAGCACCCTTCCCCAGGTGGGGGGCTCGTCGGAGAACTCCCCCCCCTCCCCCCCCTCGCCTCCCCCGTATAGCCATAGCACGAACGAGCCCTCGGCATAGCTCTCATACAGCGCAAGCCCTTCCCTGTGGTTCAGCAGGAGCCCCGTAACGGTAATGACCAGGACCAGGGCCACCGATATGAGCCCCGCCATCCTGTGAAGTTTTTGGACACTTTTCAGCATTCTCGTGGCCCCCCCCCCGGCCGACCCGGCTCATCTTCCCGCAACGGCCCTGACAATCATGATATTGAATATCAT carries:
- a CDS encoding PepSY domain-containing protein, whose translation is MLKSVQKLHRMAGLISVALVLVITVTGLLLNHREGLALYESYAEGSFVLWLYGGGEGGEGGEFSDEPPTWGRVLTAFHAGRFFGSEVSLFLDLMGAVLVALAFTGPYIWLKRRRMTGASASEVGEDALEEVVLERSEQLRSVKEAATGLLERAATLHDISEHVLHHVEEAHGDGASIGRDASEIEGHLKELDASMHKLITRIEGLRKEVTSG